From Musa acuminata AAA Group cultivar baxijiao chromosome BXJ3-8, Cavendish_Baxijiao_AAA, whole genome shotgun sequence, one genomic window encodes:
- the LOC135645406 gene encoding inactive protein kinase SELMODRAFT_444075-like isoform X1: protein MGGNSGRREMSSTPENVVVVAVRAEREISKTALAWALTHVVRPGDVVTLLAVLADREATGWRRWLLWGFPGFGGDRRSRERCPISASCSQMALQIDGRSEINVRIKVVGSDPNASGSSSSSSGDRGGGVVVAESKRVGANWVVLDKQLKQEEKHCMEELQCNIVVIKGSCAKVLRLNLGGIHNKPLPPFSLSSSSSSHSPICSEKYLDKNSRLAKTASSPVEDAKKASPRPETKTVALSSNAAPTASFFVREHNPLFEKLHTGNLTPIEDVGSDGEGTADSEDNGGGSTGSTPLGLKLHYDALPSLSARGGYPGFHLASGPVAAQLRRAVYWIPQNHTPEKAQMNNITKATQKNPQTEKHLSGDHRLRSPGADQDCTTPYSSDVREAVSLFGSSPSVPPPLCSLCRHKAPVFGKPPRRFTYRQLQVATDGFADATFVAEGGGGRVHRGVLEDGRVVAVKRLKATSCGKAAAAEEEEEEEFCEEVEVLSRAQHRNVVMLVGFCVEGATKVLVYEYICNGSLDLHLYGLAQPPLDWIARMKTAVGVARGLRYLHEDCRVGFVVHKDMRPNNVLLTHDFEPLLGDFRLTRWQTETSRSVDTNVPEAFGYLAPEYIEHGIVTDKSDVYAFGVVLLELITGRRALDTNLPKGQQFLVEWARPFLSLASEDGQTIAVDRFLDPRLDLDQARFFSQELRAMARAASLCLRREPQSRPGMSKVLRILEGDSIVDQALDVSSVGSRSGRIIRPVLQPDMGISGSLSYRFPREAVASALCADRSWPTALYESM from the exons TGCTCGCAGTCCTCGCAGACCGCGAGGCTACTG GCTGGCGCCGGTGGCTGCTCTGGGGCTTCCCCGGGTTCGGCGGGGATCGGCGCAGCCGAGAAAGGTGTCCGATTTCGGCCTCCTGCTCCCAGATGGCGCTTCAAATCGATGGCCGCAGCGAG ATAAATGTGAGGATTAAGGTGGTGGGATCGGATCCAAATGCCTCAGgttcttcgtcttcgtcttccggCGACCGCGGCGGTGGCGTGGTGGTTGCGGAGTCAAAGAGAGTTGGTGCCAACTGGGTCGTACTCGACAA ACAGCTGAAGCAAGAGGAGAAGCATTGCATGGAGGAGCTGCAGTGCAACATAGTGGTGATAAAAGGGTCCTGCGCAAAAGTGCTCCGACTCAACCTGGGCGGCATCCACAACAAGCCGCTCCCTCCCTTctccttgtcttcttcttcttcttcgcattCTCCCATCTGTAGTGAGAAGTATCTGGACAAGAACTCTCGGCTGGCGAAGACCGCAAGCAGCCCTGTGGAGGATGCAAAGAAGGCTTCACCGCGTCCGGAGACCAAAACGGTGGCATTGAGCTCCAATGCCGCACCGACTGCTTCGTTCTTTGTCCGTGAGCACAACCCTCTCTTTGAGAAGCTCCACACCGGGAATCTGACTCCTATTGAGGACGTGGGATCCGACGGTGAGGGCACAGCGGACTCGGAAGACAATGGGGGAGGAAGCACTGGTTCCACTCCTCTGGGGTTGAAGCTTCACTACGATGCAT TGCCTTCTTTGTCAGCTCGCGGAGGGTACCCGGGCTTCCACCTAGCGTCGGGGCCCGTGGCCGCACAACTCCGTCGAGCGGTCTACTGGATCCCTCAAAACCACACACCAGAGAAAGCTCAGATGAACAATATCACCAAAGCGACCCAGAAGAACCCGCAAACGGAGAAGCACTTGAGCGGTGACCACCGTCTGAGAAGCCCAGGGGCAGATCAGGACTGCACCACTCCCTACAGCTCCGACGTGAGGGAGGCGGTCTCCTTGTTCGGGAGCTCCCCGTCGGTGCCCCCTCCTCTGTGCTCCCTGTGCCGACACAAGGCCCCGGTCTTCGGGAAGCCGCCGAGGCGGTTCACGTACCGTCAGCTGCAGGTGGCCACCGACGGGTTCGCCGACGCGACCTTCGTGGCGGAAGGCGGCGGGGGACGCGTCCACAGAGGGGTCCTGGAGGACGGGCGGGTGGTGGCGGTGAAGCGGCTCAAGGCAACTAGCTGCGgcaaggcggcggcggcggaggaggaggaggaagaggagttctGCGAGGAGGTGGAGGTGTTGAGCCGGGCGCAGCACAGGAACGTGGTGATGCTGGTGGGCTTCTGCGTGGAAGGGGCGACGAAGGTGCTGGTCTATGAATACATCTGCAATGGCTCCCTCGATCTCCATCTGTATG GGCTAGCACAGCCTCCATTGGATTGGATCGCAAGGATGAAGACGGCGGTGGGCGTGGCGAGAGGATTGAGATACCTGCATGAGGATTGCCGGGTGGGGTTCGTGGTCCACAAGGACATGCGCCCCAACAACGTTCTTCTCACCCACGACTTCGAGCCCCTG CTGGGGGACTTCAGGCTCACAAGATGGCAAACAGAGACATCTCGGTCCGTGGACACGAACGTCCCCGAAGCCTTCGG GTATCTGGCGCCGGAATACATCGAGCACGGGATCGTGACGGACAAATCGGATGTGTATGCCTTCGGGGTGGTGCTGCTGGAGCTCATCACCGGCAGAAGAGCACTGGACACCAACCTGCCCAAGGGTCAGCAGTTCCTGGTGGAGTGGGCGAGACCTTTTCTGTCGCTGGCGTCCGAAGATGGCCAAACGATCGCCGTCGACCGCTTCCTCGACCCGCGCCTGGACCTGGACCAAGCACGCTTCTTCTCCCAGGAGCTGCGTGCCATGGCACGCGCCGCTTCGCTGTGCCTTCGCCGAGAGCCGCAGTCCAGACCCGGCATGTCCAAG GTGCTGAGAATCCTGGAAGGAGACAGCATCGTGGATCAAGCTCTGGACGTCAGCTCCGTGGGCAGCAGAAGCGGCCGCATCATCCGTCCGGTTCTGCAACCAGACATGGGCATATCAGGCAGCCTGTCCTACAGGTTTCCTAGAGAGGCTGTCGCCAGTGCTCTATGCGCTGACAGAAGCTGGCCTACTGCTCTTTACGAGAGCATGTAG
- the LOC135645406 gene encoding inactive protein kinase SELMODRAFT_444075-like isoform X2, with translation MGGNSGRREMSSTPENVVVVAVRAEREISKTALAWALTHVVRPGDVVTLLAVLADREATGWRRWLLWGFPGFGGDRRSRERCPISASCSQMALQIDGRSEINVRIKVVGSDPNASGSSSSSSGDRGGGVVVAESKRVGANWVVLDKQLKQEEKHCMEELQCNIVVIKGSCAKVLRLNLGGIHNKPLPPFSLSSSSSSHSPICSEKYLDKNSRLAKTASSPVEDAKKASPRPETKTVALSSNAAPTASFFVREHNPLFEKLHTGNLTPIEDVGSDGEGTADSEDNGGGSTGSTPLGLKLHYDASRGGYPGFHLASGPVAAQLRRAVYWIPQNHTPEKAQMNNITKATQKNPQTEKHLSGDHRLRSPGADQDCTTPYSSDVREAVSLFGSSPSVPPPLCSLCRHKAPVFGKPPRRFTYRQLQVATDGFADATFVAEGGGGRVHRGVLEDGRVVAVKRLKATSCGKAAAAEEEEEEEFCEEVEVLSRAQHRNVVMLVGFCVEGATKVLVYEYICNGSLDLHLYGLAQPPLDWIARMKTAVGVARGLRYLHEDCRVGFVVHKDMRPNNVLLTHDFEPLLGDFRLTRWQTETSRSVDTNVPEAFGYLAPEYIEHGIVTDKSDVYAFGVVLLELITGRRALDTNLPKGQQFLVEWARPFLSLASEDGQTIAVDRFLDPRLDLDQARFFSQELRAMARAASLCLRREPQSRPGMSKVLRILEGDSIVDQALDVSSVGSRSGRIIRPVLQPDMGISGSLSYRFPREAVASALCADRSWPTALYESM, from the exons TGCTCGCAGTCCTCGCAGACCGCGAGGCTACTG GCTGGCGCCGGTGGCTGCTCTGGGGCTTCCCCGGGTTCGGCGGGGATCGGCGCAGCCGAGAAAGGTGTCCGATTTCGGCCTCCTGCTCCCAGATGGCGCTTCAAATCGATGGCCGCAGCGAG ATAAATGTGAGGATTAAGGTGGTGGGATCGGATCCAAATGCCTCAGgttcttcgtcttcgtcttccggCGACCGCGGCGGTGGCGTGGTGGTTGCGGAGTCAAAGAGAGTTGGTGCCAACTGGGTCGTACTCGACAA ACAGCTGAAGCAAGAGGAGAAGCATTGCATGGAGGAGCTGCAGTGCAACATAGTGGTGATAAAAGGGTCCTGCGCAAAAGTGCTCCGACTCAACCTGGGCGGCATCCACAACAAGCCGCTCCCTCCCTTctccttgtcttcttcttcttcttcgcattCTCCCATCTGTAGTGAGAAGTATCTGGACAAGAACTCTCGGCTGGCGAAGACCGCAAGCAGCCCTGTGGAGGATGCAAAGAAGGCTTCACCGCGTCCGGAGACCAAAACGGTGGCATTGAGCTCCAATGCCGCACCGACTGCTTCGTTCTTTGTCCGTGAGCACAACCCTCTCTTTGAGAAGCTCCACACCGGGAATCTGACTCCTATTGAGGACGTGGGATCCGACGGTGAGGGCACAGCGGACTCGGAAGACAATGGGGGAGGAAGCACTGGTTCCACTCCTCTGGGGTTGAAGCTTCACTACGATGCAT CTCGCGGAGGGTACCCGGGCTTCCACCTAGCGTCGGGGCCCGTGGCCGCACAACTCCGTCGAGCGGTCTACTGGATCCCTCAAAACCACACACCAGAGAAAGCTCAGATGAACAATATCACCAAAGCGACCCAGAAGAACCCGCAAACGGAGAAGCACTTGAGCGGTGACCACCGTCTGAGAAGCCCAGGGGCAGATCAGGACTGCACCACTCCCTACAGCTCCGACGTGAGGGAGGCGGTCTCCTTGTTCGGGAGCTCCCCGTCGGTGCCCCCTCCTCTGTGCTCCCTGTGCCGACACAAGGCCCCGGTCTTCGGGAAGCCGCCGAGGCGGTTCACGTACCGTCAGCTGCAGGTGGCCACCGACGGGTTCGCCGACGCGACCTTCGTGGCGGAAGGCGGCGGGGGACGCGTCCACAGAGGGGTCCTGGAGGACGGGCGGGTGGTGGCGGTGAAGCGGCTCAAGGCAACTAGCTGCGgcaaggcggcggcggcggaggaggaggaggaagaggagttctGCGAGGAGGTGGAGGTGTTGAGCCGGGCGCAGCACAGGAACGTGGTGATGCTGGTGGGCTTCTGCGTGGAAGGGGCGACGAAGGTGCTGGTCTATGAATACATCTGCAATGGCTCCCTCGATCTCCATCTGTATG GGCTAGCACAGCCTCCATTGGATTGGATCGCAAGGATGAAGACGGCGGTGGGCGTGGCGAGAGGATTGAGATACCTGCATGAGGATTGCCGGGTGGGGTTCGTGGTCCACAAGGACATGCGCCCCAACAACGTTCTTCTCACCCACGACTTCGAGCCCCTG CTGGGGGACTTCAGGCTCACAAGATGGCAAACAGAGACATCTCGGTCCGTGGACACGAACGTCCCCGAAGCCTTCGG GTATCTGGCGCCGGAATACATCGAGCACGGGATCGTGACGGACAAATCGGATGTGTATGCCTTCGGGGTGGTGCTGCTGGAGCTCATCACCGGCAGAAGAGCACTGGACACCAACCTGCCCAAGGGTCAGCAGTTCCTGGTGGAGTGGGCGAGACCTTTTCTGTCGCTGGCGTCCGAAGATGGCCAAACGATCGCCGTCGACCGCTTCCTCGACCCGCGCCTGGACCTGGACCAAGCACGCTTCTTCTCCCAGGAGCTGCGTGCCATGGCACGCGCCGCTTCGCTGTGCCTTCGCCGAGAGCCGCAGTCCAGACCCGGCATGTCCAAG GTGCTGAGAATCCTGGAAGGAGACAGCATCGTGGATCAAGCTCTGGACGTCAGCTCCGTGGGCAGCAGAAGCGGCCGCATCATCCGTCCGGTTCTGCAACCAGACATGGGCATATCAGGCAGCCTGTCCTACAGGTTTCCTAGAGAGGCTGTCGCCAGTGCTCTATGCGCTGACAGAAGCTGGCCTACTGCTCTTTACGAGAGCATGTAG
- the LOC135644350 gene encoding allene oxide synthase 2-like, with translation MAEGAATSTATTLPVRDIPGDYGIPFASAIRDRLDFYYFQGQDKFFQTRVDKYHSTVVRLNVPPGPFMANDPRVIAVLDANSFPILFDVSKVEKKDVFTGTYMPSTSLTGGYRVCSYLDPSEPNHAKVKQLLFNILASRKDAVIPAFRTNFTALFETMESQVTAAGKSDFNKLNDNTSFDFLGEAYFGVRPSSTALGSTGPTKSTKWLFLQLCPLMTLGLPKILEELLLHTFPLPPLIAKCDYKALYKYFSSVAGSALDSAEKLGLKRDEACHNLLFATVFNSYGGMKVLLPGILGWLAKADKSLHVRLAKEIRSAVLAEGGKVTLNAVEKMDLTRSVVYEALRMDPPVKYQYGKAKQDLVIESHDAAFKVKKGEMLFGYQPFATRDPKVFDDADRFIGDRFLGDEGKKLIKYVVWSNGPETESPTVSNKQCPGKDFVVLVGRLLVVEFFLRYDTFTADVGTVLLGSQVTVTSLTKAAASSSSV, from the coding sequence ATGGCCGAGGGTGCCGCGACTTCCACCGCCACGACTCTCCCCGTCAGAGACATCCCCGGTGACTACGGCATCCCCTTCGCCTCCGCCATACGCGATCGCCTCGACTTCTACTACTTCCAGGGGCAGGACAAGTTCTTCCAGACGCGGGTCGACAAATACCACTCCACCGTCGTCCGCCTAAACGTGCCACCGGGCCCGTTCATGGCCAACGACCCCCGGGTCATTGCCGTCCTCGACGCCAACAGCTTTCCTATTCTGTTCGACGTCTCCAAGGTGGAGAAGAAGGACGTCTTCACCGGTACCTACATGCCCTCCACCTCCCTCACCGGCGGGTACCGCGTCTGCTCCTACCTCGACCCATCCGAGCCCAACCACGCCAAGGTGAAACAGCTCCTCTTTAACATCCTTGCCTCCCGCAAGGACGCCGTCATCCCGGCCTTCCGCACCAACTTCACCGCCTTGTTCGAGACGATGGAGTCGCAGGTCACCGCCGCCGGCAAGTCCGACTTCAACAAGCTCAACGACAACACTTCCTTCGACTTCCTCGGCGAGGCCTACTTCGGCGTCCGTCCCTCATCGACGGCTCTCGGCTCCACCGGCCCGACCAAGTCCACCAAGTGGCTCTTCCTCCAGCTGTGCCCCTTGATGACCCTCGGCCTCCCCAAGATCCTGGAGGAGCTGCTGCTCCACACCTTCCCCCTCCCGCCCCTCATCGCCAAGTGCGACTACAAGGCGCTGTACAAGTACTTCAGCAGCGTGGCCGGGAGCGCCCTCGACAGCGCCGAGAAGCTGGGTCTCAAGCGCGACGAGGCATGCCACAACCTCCTTTTCGCCACCGTCTTCAACTCCTACGGCGGCATGAAGGTACTGCTCCCGGGGATCCTGGGCTGGCTGGCGAAGGCGGACAAGAGCCTCCACGTCCGGCTCGCCAAGGAGATCCGCAGCGCCGTGCTGGCCGAGGGCGGGAAGGTGACGCTCAACGCGGTGGAGAAGATGGATCTGACCCGATCGGTGGTGTACGAGGCGCTGCGCATGGACCCGCCGGTGAAGTACCAGTACGGCAAGGCGAAGCAGGACCTGGTGATCGAGAGCCACGACGCCGCCTTCAAGGTGAAGAAGGGGGAGATGCTCTTCGGGTACCAGCCGTTCGCCACCAGGGACCCCAAGGTGTTCGACGACGCGGACCGGTTCATCGGTGACCGCTTCCTGGGGGACGAGGGCAAGAAGCTGATCAAGTACGTGGTGTGGTCCAACGGGCCGGAGACGGAGAGCCCAACAGTATCGAACAAGCAATGCCCCGGGAAGGATTTTGTGGTGCTGGTGGGTCGCCTGCTGGTGGTGGAGTTCTTCCTCCGCTACGACACCTTCACCGCCGACGTAGGCACGGTACTCCTCGGGAGTCAGGTCACCGTCACCTCGTTGACCaaggccgccgcctcctcctcctccgtctag